TCATCAACCATTTTTTTCATCTCAGAGGCTGTTTTTACCGTGTATCTTTTTATAGATGACAGGGTAGGAATATCTGTTGTGGTTATTAGGGATACATCGGCTCCCAACAAAGAAAATCTGCTGGCTAAGGAATGCCCCATAAGACCTGATGAGCGATTTGAGATAAACCTTATCGGGTCTATTGGCTCAATTGTTCCACCTGCGGTTATTAAGACCTTTTTAGAAAGAGCAATCTTGCTTATTTCAAGAAGAGAGATTGCCTCCTTAACTATTACATCAACCTCAACAAGCCTTCCATAACCTTCACCTTTTGCCAATTTCCCCTTTTCTGGCTCTATTATAATTACGCCGTTTTTCTTCAAAATCTTAATATTCCTTTGTGTGATAGGATTTAGATACATTCCCTCATTCATTGCTGGTGCAATTATAATTGGTGCCTTCATAGCTAAAGCAATGCTTGTTAAAAGGTCATCTGCTATGCCTTGTGCAATTTTTCCTATGATATTTCCTGTGGCAGGTGCAATAATTATCAAATCGCATTTCTTTATATGCTCGATGTGGAATGAGGGCTTTATCGCTACAGGGTTTTCTGAGAGGGTTGCAATTGTAAGTGGGCTGATAAATTTCTTGGCCTGCCTTGTCATTACAGGATGAATATCGCACCCTAAGCTTTTAAGCTTCCTTATAAGCTCACAAGACTTATATGCGGCAATGCTTCCTGTTATTCCAAGGATTATATTAGAATTCATCTGGCATATTCTTTATCTCCTTCAGGCTGAATACAGGGCCATCCTTACAGAGATAGGTTTTTCCAATGTTGCACCTTCCACATTTGCCAATGCCACACTTCATTTTCATCTCAAGGGTTGTTATAATTTTATGATCAGAAAATCCTAGTTTTTCCAAAGAAGAACAAACAAATTTTATCATTATGGGAGGCCCGCAGGTAATTACAAAGGTATCTTCTCTCTTGGGAGATAATTCCTCCAATACCTTGGGAACAAAGCCAATCTTTTCTTTCCAATCAGGGGTTTCTCCCCCTGGATCAACGGTTAAAAAAACATTTATTTTCTCTTTCCATTCATTAATCTCTTTTTTATAGACAAGGTCAGAAACGCTTCTTGCACCATAAAGCAAGGTAATCTCAGAAAAATCCTCTCTTTTGTCCAGGCAATATAAAAGCAAGGAGCGCAAGGGCGCTAATCCAATCCCACCGCCAATAAACAATAGATTTTTTCCTTTAAATAGTTCAATGGGAAATGAATTGCCATAAGGACCCCTAAAGCCAATCTTGTCGCCTAGATCAAGGTTATGTAAGGCATCTGTAACCCTCCCTATTCTCTTTACCGTGCATTCAATATAGCCTTTCTTTGTAGGCGATGAGGCAATGCAAAATGTAGCCTCTCCCTCAGAAAATACAGAATATAGCCCAAATTGTCCTGGTCTATAAGAAATATCCGCACCAAGCCTGAATGTCTTGATATCAGGTGTTTCCTCAATAATATCAATAATCTCTAAAACCTTTGGTCTATATATATTTTCCATTTTACCCCTTGACTCCTGACTCCTGACTCCTGACTCCTGACTTCTCAATTACCTCCATAATATCCATAGAAACAGGGCAATGCCTTATGCACCTTCCACAGCCAACACAGGCAAATTCATTAAATCTCTCTTTAAAATATGAGAATTTATGCATTATCCTGTTTCTGTATCTTTGAAATTGCTCTGGTCTTGGCTGATGGGCGGCCATCTTTGTAAAATAGGAAAAACTACAGGAATCCCAACATCTAAAACGGCTATTTTTTTCATCAGCGATATCAAAGCAATAGCAGGTTGGGCATAAATATGTGCAAATCCCACAGCCAAGGCATTTTTGGGA
The sequence above is drawn from the bacterium genome and encodes:
- the coaBC gene encoding bifunctional phosphopantothenoylcysteine decarboxylase/phosphopantothenate--cysteine ligase CoaBC, whose translation is MNSNIILGITGSIAAYKSCELIRKLKSLGCDIHPVMTRQAKKFISPLTIATLSENPVAIKPSFHIEHIKKCDLIIIAPATGNIIGKIAQGIADDLLTSIALAMKAPIIIAPAMNEGMYLNPITQRNIKILKKNGVIIIEPEKGKLAKGEGYGRLVEVDVIVKEAISLLEISKIALSKKVLITAGGTIEPIDPIRFISNRSSGLMGHSLASRFSLLGADVSLITTTDIPTLSSIKRYTVKTASEMKKMVD
- a CDS encoding FAD/NAD(P)-binding protein gives rise to the protein MENIYRPKVLEIIDIIEETPDIKTFRLGADISYRPGQFGLYSVFSEGEATFCIASSPTKKGYIECTVKRIGRVTDALHNLDLGDKIGFRGPYGNSFPIELFKGKNLLFIGGGIGLAPLRSLLLYCLDKREDFSEITLLYGARSVSDLVYKKEINEWKEKINVFLTVDPGGETPDWKEKIGFVPKVLEELSPKREDTFVITCGPPIMIKFVCSSLEKLGFSDHKIITTLEMKMKCGIGKCGRCNIGKTYLCKDGPVFSLKEIKNMPDEF